The Thermosynechococcus sp. HN-54 DNA segment TGAGGCGAGTGACGCAATAAACTGTATCTTAAGCAACACTTTCCTGAAAACTTAATTGAGAGGAGGCAACATACATTTATGCTGCACTTGATGGGTGCGGAGATTGTAACAGTCACCATCACTGAGGATGTGCAGGCGCAAGTTGTAGATACTCAAGGGTTCGTTGACATCCACATGGGCATAATTCGTGTAGCTGACATCCCGCGGATCGACAATGGTGACAGAGCCACGACCAAGAACCCGCAGGGTGCCATCGGCTTCAAACATGGCGCAAGTATCCTCGTCAATACCGACCCCTAGCTTATCAGGGTGACCGGAAATGGCACTAATGAGGCGAGCTAAACGATTGCGATTGTGGAAGTGCTGATCTACTATAATGTCTGGTAAAATGCCTAAGCCTGTGGCCAAGTCCACTAAAGAGCGGTTTGGGGCTTCATTACTGCCCCCACTAGCAATCATGCACTCTCCCATCACAGCAGCACCAGCACTCGTACCCCCAAGAATTGATTTGCCTTCCCAGACTTGATGGCGCAATTGGTATAGGAGGGGGGTTTCATCCAGCAGCGCCGACAAACGCAGTTGATCACCCCCAGACATAAAAATGCCAGTACAGCGACTCAAGCGAGCGAGCATTTCTTCCTGCTCAGCGTCAGCGCGATCGCCCACCAATAGAACGTCCACTTCGCGCACACCTATTTCGCGGAAAATATCGTGGTAGAGCCGCCCCATGGCATCGGGTTCACGGGAAGCAGAGGGAATGACCCCAATGACGGCATCCAAGCCACCAGAGCGCTGGCAAAAGGTGGTAAGAATTTGTCGCCCACGGACTTTGTCTTCCGCTCCCCCGATCGCCATCACTAAACCTTTGTGACCAGAATGTTGATTGGTCGTTTTGGAAATGGGGTCTAATTGCAACATAGGGCTATGGTGAATGAAACGTTCAATCGGCAGACAGAATCGATGCATTTGGCAAGGGCGATGCCAATACCCCCCTATTGACACGGGGATTCTATACAGCATAATGCCAGATCAGGGAAATTTTTTAAGTTTTG contains these protein-coding regions:
- a CDS encoding cyanophycinase, with amino-acid sequence MLQLDPISKTTNQHSGHKGLVMAIGGAEDKVRGRQILTTFCQRSGGLDAVIGVIPSASREPDAMGRLYHDIFREIGVREVDVLLVGDRADAEQEEMLARLSRCTGIFMSGGDQLRLSALLDETPLLYQLRHQVWEGKSILGGTSAGAAVMGECMIASGGSNEAPNRSLVDLATGLGILPDIIVDQHFHNRNRLARLISAISGHPDKLGVGIDEDTCAMFEADGTLRVLGRGSVTIVDPRDVSYTNYAHVDVNEPLSIYNLRLHILSDGDCYNLRTHQVQHKCMLPPLN